In [Leptolyngbya] sp. PCC 7376, a genomic segment contains:
- a CDS encoding glycosyltransferase family 39 protein: MPTFKGWGDRQIILGLTVVALCLFCFNLGNVPLRDWDEGTRALVAREIFRTGNWLHPTQFGEPYLNKPPLMDWLVTLSYRLGGVNEWTSRLPGAIASALGVPLLYCLGKELFAEKQQSIRAALLSASVYLTLLPVVRHGRLLMLDGLVLTAMILSFWCFLKAEKQKVFGLGIGVGFGIITFTKGLLVLPIVAIALLFSLRDKRWQIIKNFYLWLGCLIGFLPVIWWYWSQINHYGQIFIDVHFLSQGIDRVSDTVENHQHPPWFYILEIAKYTAPWLFFLPQSYRLIWQEQYEKHGQLILGGSMFYGFLISTMGTKLPWYIMPIYPFMALAVGYYLSGFDELRSTKYYRFPFQYCFYFLSILTALSAIYFVFTDPQTSLILMSLAIAAMFGIAGWYWQRKSQNFITTFIVGMYATLGLLFCSTSWLWEVNEAFPVKQTGEIIRTQTPETTKLFTTFGYSRPSLDFYGDRQILPANLDDIQTEQYWLVDHGAFEANQQHFPEFEILGQSETFKLIHTKKET; the protein is encoded by the coding sequence AATCTCGGCAATGTGCCACTCAGGGATTGGGATGAAGGGACGAGAGCTTTAGTCGCGCGGGAAATTTTTCGGACAGGTAATTGGCTCCATCCGACTCAATTTGGAGAGCCATATCTAAATAAGCCACCGCTCATGGATTGGTTAGTGACTTTGAGTTACCGCCTCGGTGGGGTGAATGAATGGACAAGTCGTTTACCGGGGGCGATCGCCAGTGCTCTGGGCGTACCTCTGCTGTATTGCTTGGGTAAAGAGCTGTTTGCTGAAAAACAACAATCAATTCGGGCGGCCCTACTGAGTGCCTCGGTTTATTTGACGCTTTTGCCTGTGGTGCGCCATGGACGCCTTCTTATGTTGGATGGCTTAGTGCTGACTGCCATGATCTTGAGCTTTTGGTGTTTTCTCAAGGCGGAAAAACAAAAAGTTTTTGGCTTAGGGATTGGGGTTGGTTTCGGGATCATCACCTTCACGAAAGGACTATTAGTGCTTCCCATTGTGGCGATCGCCTTGTTATTTAGCTTGCGCGATAAGCGTTGGCAGATCATCAAAAACTTTTACCTTTGGTTGGGATGTCTAATTGGCTTCCTACCAGTAATTTGGTGGTACTGGTCTCAAATTAATCACTACGGCCAAATATTTATCGATGTGCATTTTCTATCACAGGGCATTGATCGCGTCTCTGACACTGTAGAAAATCATCAACATCCACCATGGTTTTATATTCTCGAAATCGCTAAATATACTGCGCCTTGGCTATTTTTTTTGCCCCAGAGCTATCGCTTAATTTGGCAAGAACAATATGAAAAGCATGGCCAATTAATCCTCGGTGGATCCATGTTTTATGGGTTTCTCATCTCCACGATGGGGACAAAATTACCATGGTATATTATGCCGATTTATCCTTTTATGGCTTTAGCTGTGGGCTATTATCTCTCAGGATTTGACGAACTAAGATCCACAAAATACTATCGTTTCCCATTTCAGTATTGCTTTTATTTCCTCTCAATTCTCACTGCCCTTAGTGCCATCTATTTTGTCTTCACCGATCCTCAGACAAGCTTGATTCTCATGTCTTTGGCGATCGCTGCGATGTTTGGTATTGCGGGTTGGTATTGGCAGCGCAAAAGCCAGAATTTTATAACCACTTTTATTGTGGGAATGTATGCAACTCTTGGGCTTTTATTTTGCTCAACGTCGTGGCTTTGGGAAGTCAATGAGGCATTTCCCGTAAAACAAACTGGCGAAATTATTCGGACTCAAACACCTGAAACCACTAAACTTTTTACCACCTTTGGCTATAGTCGCCCGAGTTTAGATTTTTATGGAGATCGCCAAATTCTCCCAGCAAACCTAGATGACATTCAAACAGAACAATATTGGTTAGTAGATCATGGCGCATTCGAAGCAAACCAACAGCATTTCCCTGAGTTTGAAATTTTGGGTCAATCCGAAACCTTTAAGCTCATTCACACAAAAAAAGAGACTTGA